GTTTCTACAATGTTCCCCTTATGAAATATTGAGATCAACTGCAGTAAAAGATCATGTTTGGACTGAATCAGAATCGGATTTGGAATTATTATTATATATGGTGTTAATTGAATTTTTATATCTTTGGAGTTAAAATCTTTAACGTGTCCAATATTAGTATTAAGTCTTGGTAAATATAGTAATATACATAGTTCTAAGTAAACTGTAGTACTACTTGGATGAGTTTTGATGGGAATAAAATGAGTGAGTTAACTGTTAAATTGCTGTACATTTCAGTGATATGTATTGCATTTATCTTGGTGGCTCTTAAGCTGAAATTTTTCATGTGTAAGATAGTGTAGGTAGGGAACTGTATACAATTATGAATTGTATGAGGGCATGAACTGATTGTTTGATTTAATGCAATGAATATTTAAGCAAAGAAGGAAAAATTGAGGGAACAATCTATGTAATGGAACTGAAGtgtttgtatatatatactaattgCAGAAAGGACTAAGTTAGTCTTTCTGTGTACATTTCAGTACAATTCTATAAACTAATCAATCCTCTAAAATTCGGATAGTAATGTTGAAACATCTATTTACTGGGAGACAATGTTGAGCAGAGAAGTTCTAAATCTGATTATGTGCCTAAACATGCACTCTAATTCATTTTCGATTCCTTCTACTCCAGCTTCCAATGCCTCCAGTCTTTGCTTTAGCAAATCAGATTCTTTACTTGAACCCGATATCATACTTGATAATTCGGCATCCACCTTTTCCATTTCATTCATTTGTTGATGATCTTCACATGCAACTCTGCTTTTGTGCACAAGTCTGGAAACTGCTGACCATTTTGTTGATTTCGCCTTTGTGGATGTTGCCAAGTATAGCAGTACGTAGTCGAATACAGAAATAGTCGTGGCAGTAACTTCATTTAGCACTCGAATAAGTGAAATTAAGTGTTGATCTAAATCAACAAATTGCAAACCGCTAGTTCTGTCATCTACTTGCTTAAGAACTGCGGTTAGTCTTTTGGCATCTTTGCTTATCTTCTTTCTGAACATTGTGTATTTGGTAAAGCTGCTTGGATCTCCTTTAGGCCTCCTTCGAAGACACGAATGAAGATCTGCAGCATTTACTTTAACTTGTGACATAATATCTTTTGTACTTCCACAGATGTCTAAAAATCTGATGGA
This genomic interval from Apium graveolens cultivar Ventura chromosome 8, ASM990537v1, whole genome shotgun sequence contains the following:
- the LOC141679416 gene encoding uncharacterized protein LOC141679416, translated to MAGSLKCNKPRGGIRSISLPCRPHSSTYKMEQELNKLKTWETEVSSNAPTAETICNGLSGLGELYRCTDDLLNLPFTRQALSSLQHDESINELLDGSIRFLDICGSTKDIMSQVKVNAADLHSCLRRRPKGDPSSFTKYTMFRKKISKDAKRLTAVLKQVDDRTSGLQFVDLDQHLISLIRVLNEVTATTISVFDYVLLYLATSTKAKSTKWSAVSRLVHKSRVACEDHQQMNEMEKVDAELSSMISGSSKESDLLKQRLEALEAGVEGIENELECMFRHIIRFRTSLLNIVSQ